A genomic segment from Candidatus Korarchaeum cryptofilum OPF8 encodes:
- a CDS encoding FKBP-type peptidyl-prolyl cis-trans isomerase gives MFYLVNLTIRDENTVYQTTVEEVARKAGIYSEKVSYNPILVIPGESKLFPKLMERILSSEEGERFELTLEPEEAYGNYDRSKVKVFSVKRLEKEGIHPHVGEVIYLDDQRGVIQSVNGGRVTVDFNHPLAGKRLIVECEVVKKIEDDLEKLKAIVADMFDVGIEEITARWVEDGKAEVQLPPKAYVLRDSYSRKIGSLSLIMRHLKGVKAVRFIEEFDIPKSDQKLTS, from the coding sequence TTGTTCTACTTGGTCAATCTCACGATAAGGGATGAGAACACTGTCTATCAAACTACGGTTGAGGAAGTGGCGAGGAAGGCGGGCATATACTCGGAGAAGGTCAGCTACAATCCTATACTAGTCATACCTGGAGAATCGAAGCTATTCCCCAAGCTTATGGAGAGGATCCTCAGCTCAGAGGAGGGTGAGAGGTTCGAGCTAACTCTTGAACCCGAAGAGGCATATGGGAATTATGATAGGAGTAAGGTGAAGGTCTTCTCAGTTAAGAGGCTAGAGAAGGAGGGCATACATCCCCATGTGGGTGAGGTCATCTACTTAGATGACCAGAGGGGAGTTATACAATCTGTGAACGGGGGAAGGGTCACTGTGGACTTCAACCATCCTTTAGCTGGGAAGAGGCTCATAGTCGAGTGCGAAGTTGTGAAGAAGATAGAGGACGATCTCGAGAAGCTCAAAGCTATAGTGGCCGATATGTTCGACGTGGGTATCGAAGAAATAACTGCGAGGTGGGTGGAGGATGGGAAAGCGGAAGTACAGCTGCCGCCGAAAGCTTACGTCCTCAGGGACTCATATTCCAGGAAAATAGGCTCTTTATCACTAATAATGAGGCACCTGAAGGGAGTTAAGGCCGTTAGATTCATAGAGGAATTCGATATACCGAAATCAGATCAGAAGCTCACCTCATAG
- a CDS encoding UPF0179 family protein translates to MQEERMGLVPSNLAREGFKFIFMGEAEACRGCKYRSVCVDGMEVGRLYVVKGVNERKRFQCPIHGELTLASIARANIEVASGARMVEGASFIYRASCDEDCEYRNYCRPEGVKEGDKLRVVRELGKIKCKRLGELRIYEVSF, encoded by the coding sequence ATGCAAGAGGAAAGGATGGGACTTGTCCCGAGCAATTTAGCGAGGGAAGGGTTCAAGTTCATCTTCATGGGAGAGGCGGAAGCGTGCAGAGGGTGTAAGTATAGGAGCGTTTGCGTCGATGGCATGGAGGTGGGCAGGCTATACGTGGTGAAGGGTGTCAATGAGAGGAAGAGGTTCCAGTGCCCCATACACGGGGAGCTCACTCTCGCATCGATAGCTAGAGCTAACATAGAGGTAGCTTCAGGGGCTAGGATGGTGGAGGGGGCCAGCTTCATATATAGAGCTAGCTGCGATGAGGATTGCGAGTATCGGAATTACTGCAGGCCGGAGGGAGTTAAGGAGGGGGATAAGCTGAGGGTAGTCAGGGAACTCGGGAAGATAAAATGCAAGAGATTGGGGGAGTTGAGGATCTATGAGGTGAGCTTCTGA
- a CDS encoding proteasome subunit beta produces MLMKGTTTVGVKFKNGVIVASDKRATSGTFVASKSAVKTLKITDYAVATISGLVADGQYLVNNVRTIADLYSLDTERPLSVRGIARILAFLLRRYRPYFLLAQLIVGGVDREGAHLFNVDPFGTLTEEDYLATGSGSPVAISVIESGYSPDMDRESALRLVISSMTAALSRDAATGDGIDVVVIDDRGVNFLSREEISDLVREVLR; encoded by the coding sequence ATGTTGATGAAAGGTACTACCACAGTAGGCGTTAAATTCAAGAACGGGGTTATCGTGGCTTCCGACAAAAGGGCGACAAGCGGGACGTTCGTAGCGAGCAAAAGCGCGGTCAAAACCCTCAAGATAACAGATTACGCTGTGGCAACTATCTCAGGGCTCGTGGCAGATGGTCAATATCTCGTGAACAATGTAAGGACGATAGCGGACCTCTACAGCCTGGATACGGAGAGGCCACTGAGCGTGAGGGGTATAGCTAGGATACTCGCATTCCTACTGAGGAGGTACAGGCCCTACTTCCTCTTAGCTCAACTCATCGTGGGGGGAGTCGATAGGGAGGGAGCCCACTTATTCAACGTGGATCCCTTCGGCACTTTGACTGAGGAGGATTATTTAGCGACTGGCTCAGGTTCTCCAGTGGCCATATCAGTTATAGAGAGCGGTTACTCTCCGGATATGGATAGGGAATCGGCTCTGAGGCTGGTGATATCTAGCATGACAGCAGCGCTCTCCAGGGACGCTGCTACTGGAGATGGGATAGATGTGGTCGTTATAGATGATAGGGGAGTGAACTTCCTGAGCAGGGAGGAGATATCCGATTTAGTGAGAGAGGTACTAAGATGA